A genomic window from Candidatus Bathyarchaeota archaeon includes:
- a CDS encoding 30S ribosomal protein S15, protein MPKQEKGISHETRPVSKRPPAWCRYTSEEVEAIIVKLSKDGHPPSQIGIILRDQHGVPLSKPITEKSVSQILKERNIYSTYPEDLENLLRKATRLHVHQDKNKSDLHNKRALQMVEAKIYKLSRYYKREGVLPADWKYSPKAISLF, encoded by the coding sequence ATGCCAAAACAAGAAAAAGGAATATCCCATGAAACAAGACCAGTAAGTAAACGACCCCCTGCATGGTGCAGATACACATCAGAAGAAGTGGAAGCTATAATAGTGAAGCTTTCCAAAGACGGTCATCCTCCAAGCCAAATCGGAATAATTCTGCGTGACCAACATGGAGTTCCTTTGTCTAAGCCAATAACAGAAAAATCTGTTAGCCAAATCCTCAAAGAACGAAACATATACTCAACCTATCCTGAAGACCTAGAAAATCTTCTCCGCAAAGCAACACGCCTTCATGTTCACCAGGACAAAAACAAATCAGACCTGCACAACAAACGTGCCCTCCAAATGGTGGAAGCAAAAATCTACAAACTATCTCGTTACTATAAACGAGAAGGTGTACTTCCAGCAGACTGGAAATATTCACCAAAAGCAATTTCTCTGTTCTAA
- a CDS encoding XTP/dITP diphosphatase, producing MNHKSGNSEGFLSNEVVYFVTSNVHKFLEARKVLFQYNISATKLKVEAIEIQDDHLENIAKYSVLDAIKKCGSPVFVEDAGLFIESLNGFPGPYSKYVLQTVGLNGVLKLMDGINNRNAYFKSVICYGGPKEEPTYFVGKVEGKISSELHGDSGFGYDPIFVPSEGDGRTFAEMSLTEKNSYSHRARALKQFAEWYSSR from the coding sequence TTGAATCACAAATCTGGGAATTCGGAAGGCTTTCTTAGTAATGAAGTAGTTTATTTTGTAACTAGTAATGTTCACAAGTTTCTTGAAGCCCGAAAAGTTTTGTTTCAATACAACATATCAGCGACCAAACTAAAAGTAGAAGCAATTGAAATCCAAGATGACCACCTTGAAAATATTGCAAAATACAGTGTTTTAGATGCAATTAAAAAATGTGGATCCCCTGTTTTTGTTGAAGACGCGGGTTTATTTATTGAATCTTTGAACGGTTTTCCTGGACCTTACTCTAAATATGTTCTGCAAACAGTGGGCTTAAACGGAGTTCTCAAGTTGATGGATGGCATCAATAACCGTAATGCTTACTTTAAGTCTGTAATCTGCTATGGCGGTCCAAAAGAGGAACCAACCTATTTTGTGGGAAAAGTAGAAGGCAAGATATCTTCAGAATTACATGGAGATTCAGGGTTTGGGTACGACCCGATTTTTGTTCCCTCTGAAGGTGATGGAAGAACTTTTGCAGAAATGTCTTTAACTGAAAAAAACAGTTATTCTCATCGTGCAAGAGCTCTAAAACAGTTCGCTGAGTGGTATTCTAGCCGTTAA
- a CDS encoding DUF5615 family PIN-like protein, protein MKILLDEMYSGLREYFEVLGWNVITVQEAGLRGATDRKVAEYAATNDLLLVTQDQKPAELMNLKGAKYVLISSAMIAKMADQKIKEKYPKINTE, encoded by the coding sequence ATGAAAATTTTACTTGACGAAATGTATTCAGGGCTTCGAGAATATTTTGAGGTTCTCGGCTGGAACGTAATAACAGTACAAGAAGCAGGACTGCGGGGTGCAACAGACCGTAAGGTGGCAGAATATGCCGCAACAAATGATTTACTGTTAGTAACTCAGGACCAAAAACCTGCTGAACTAATGAACCTTAAAGGAGCAAAATACGTCCTTATCTCCAGCGCCATGATTGCAAAAATGGCGGACCAAAAAATCAAAGAAAAATATCCCAAAATTAATACCGAATAA
- a CDS encoding DUF1648 domain-containing protein, producing the protein MEKVFRPSQTKSSFVWVIILLLIIDVPILALLFFSFQEISVLFIALISILLIIDGVLLSFAFFAKRMEFTVQQNIFSVSFGFSKRKIPYSAIKDVKVSQTALLFRLFGASWPGMHWGLYTAKDLGKVWVYSTKVSGDFVLLELTDGNKIVVSPEDPQELCNELNTKRSQFGTATDVQAVSSSKRFVYLQVATVAGAFFVFLGYLLWIYPTLPETIPVHFDLNMVPNRWGHKSELFIIAGIAAIFPILNSVLVLKFGKYAKTMTVFLGIVFVLLMALFFGIVYFTQSLV; encoded by the coding sequence TTGGAAAAAGTTTTCAGACCAAGCCAAACAAAAAGCAGCTTTGTTTGGGTCATAATTTTGTTATTGATAATTGATGTTCCGATTTTGGCCCTTTTGTTTTTTAGTTTTCAAGAAATCTCAGTTTTGTTTATTGCCCTGATATCTATTCTGTTAATTATTGATGGCGTTTTGTTATCCTTTGCGTTTTTTGCCAAAAGAATGGAGTTTACGGTTCAGCAAAACATTTTTTCTGTTAGTTTTGGGTTTTCGAAACGAAAAATACCTTATTCAGCAATTAAAGATGTGAAAGTTTCTCAGACTGCTCTTTTGTTTCGTCTTTTTGGAGCGAGTTGGCCTGGAATGCACTGGGGATTGTATACTGCTAAAGACCTTGGAAAGGTTTGGGTTTACTCAACAAAGGTAAGCGGAGATTTTGTGTTGCTTGAGCTCACGGATGGCAACAAAATAGTTGTTTCCCCCGAAGATCCACAAGAACTTTGTAACGAGTTAAACACTAAAAGGTCTCAATTTGGGACTGCTACTGATGTACAGGCAGTGAGTTCGTCAAAAAGGTTTGTGTATTTGCAGGTTGCAACGGTAGCTGGAGCATTTTTTGTTTTTCTGGGATATTTACTTTGGATTTACCCAACCCTTCCAGAGACTATTCCGGTTCATTTTGATTTGAATATGGTTCCTAACCGTTGGGGGCACAAATCGGAACTGTTTATTATCGCAGGCATCGCAGCAATTTTTCCAATATTAAACTCTGTTTTGGTTTTAAAATTTGGAAAATACGCAAAAACAATGACAGTTTTCCTTGGAATCGTATTTGTGCTATTGATGGCTCTGTTCTTTGGAATTGTTTATTTCACTCAAAGCCTAGTTTAA
- a CDS encoding ester cyclase — protein sequence MLVEKNKAIVKRFIEAYNNRNLEIFEELVAPDFIDHTHQQQGREKFKKLFTMAFDGFPDWYEEIEDMICEGEKVWVRVKATGTHTGDWNLFGVSLPATGNKITMRMVFFFRIVNNKLAETGELDDQLDFFNKLGFIKYTEKGKQLFPEDA from the coding sequence TTGCTTGTAGAAAAAAATAAAGCGATTGTGAAACGATTTATTGAAGCATATAATAATCGAAACTTAGAAATTTTTGAAGAATTAGTTGCACCAGATTTTATTGACCACACCCATCAACAACAAGGACGAGAAAAATTCAAGAAACTGTTTACAATGGCTTTTGACGGATTCCCAGATTGGTACGAAGAAATCGAAGACATGATTTGTGAAGGCGAAAAAGTATGGGTAAGAGTCAAAGCAACAGGAACCCACACTGGGGACTGGAATCTTTTTGGGGTTTCATTACCTGCTACGGGCAACAAAATCACGATGCGGATGGTTTTCTTTTTCCGAATCGTCAACAACAAACTGGCAGAAACAGGAGAACTTGATGACCAACTAGATTTCTTCAATAAATTAGGATTCATAAAATACACTGAAAAGGGAAAACAGCTATTCCCTGAAGATGCATAA
- a CDS encoding NTP transferase domain-containing protein encodes MSKINRALVLAAGQGSRLKDYVDQKVVHYVDGVPLLGRILHGLKDAGIESVVIVIGYEADNVQRVIGNDYLGLKVNYVVAENWKKGNLYSFLAAKKEFTAPFVLCMGDHLFDSKIVEKLISVDSKNSIVLAIDRVGYAIDDTKILDQDGTIINIGHDIEPSTGVCTGFFLCSPKFFSYAETVATEDNGELDDCIRVAARNNDTQVLDISGYFWVDVDTKKDLERAKKAVTDFSQTEN; translated from the coding sequence ATGAGTAAGATTAATCGTGCTCTTGTTTTGGCGGCTGGTCAGGGAAGCCGATTGAAAGATTACGTGGATCAGAAGGTAGTTCATTATGTTGATGGGGTGCCTCTTTTGGGAAGAATTCTTCATGGTCTTAAAGATGCTGGAATAGAAAGTGTTGTTATTGTTATCGGATATGAGGCTGATAACGTTCAACGCGTAATTGGTAACGATTATTTAGGTCTTAAAGTGAATTACGTTGTGGCGGAAAACTGGAAAAAAGGGAACCTTTACTCGTTTTTAGCTGCGAAAAAAGAATTCACTGCCCCTTTTGTTCTTTGTATGGGCGACCACCTTTTTGACAGCAAAATAGTAGAAAAATTAATCAGTGTTGATTCCAAAAATTCTATTGTTTTGGCAATTGACCGTGTTGGATACGCAATTGATGACACAAAAATTTTGGATCAAGACGGAACAATCATAAACATTGGTCATGATATAGAGCCATCAACCGGTGTCTGCACTGGGTTCTTTTTATGCTCTCCAAAGTTTTTCTCATATGCTGAAACAGTTGCAACTGAAGATAACGGTGAACTAGATGACTGCATTCGTGTTGCGGCAAGAAATAACGATACACAAGTTCTTGACATTAGCGGATACTTTTGGGTGGATGTAGATACCAAAAAAGATCTTGAAAGGGCAAAAAAAGCTGTAACTGATTTTTCCCAAACAGAAAATTAA
- a CDS encoding flap endonuclease-1, whose amino-acid sequence MGVNLRVLIPKTEIDFNVLSGKIVAIDAYNSLYQFLSSIRQPDGTPLKDRSGMITSHLIGLLYRTANLVEKGVKVVYVFDGESPELKEAEVKRRTQVKAEALVKYEQALKEGDMTMARRYAQMTSKMKSYMPDDSKRLLTELGIPWIQAPSEGEAQAAYMTIKGTADYCGSQDFDSLLFGATRLVRNVTVSGRRRIPKRNTYVDVFPEVMKLDLVLKELEITRKQLIDLAILVGTDFNPGVKGVGPKTALKLIKKYGCIEEVIPNLENADCIGDYKGIRDVFLNPKITDDYKLEWNSPNAKGVVDFLCRERDFSEDRVRSAVNKMTVSLKESKSKTTLESWFG is encoded by the coding sequence TTGGGTGTAAATTTAAGAGTATTGATTCCAAAAACGGAAATCGATTTTAATGTTCTAAGTGGAAAGATTGTCGCTATTGATGCTTATAACAGTCTTTATCAGTTTTTGTCCAGTATTCGTCAACCTGATGGCACTCCTTTGAAAGACCGCTCTGGCATGATAACTAGTCATTTAATTGGGTTATTGTACCGAACAGCCAACTTGGTAGAGAAGGGAGTCAAAGTTGTTTACGTTTTTGATGGTGAATCACCCGAGTTAAAAGAGGCTGAAGTTAAACGCCGCACACAGGTCAAAGCAGAAGCCTTGGTGAAGTATGAGCAAGCCCTAAAAGAAGGTGATATGACGATGGCTCGGCGTTATGCTCAGATGACTTCTAAAATGAAAAGTTACATGCCTGACGACTCAAAACGGCTCCTAACTGAATTGGGCATCCCCTGGATTCAAGCTCCCTCTGAAGGAGAAGCTCAAGCAGCTTACATGACAATAAAGGGCACCGCAGATTACTGTGGCAGTCAAGACTTTGACAGTCTGCTTTTTGGTGCAACTCGTCTTGTGCGAAATGTAACGGTAAGCGGTAGGCGCAGGATTCCAAAAAGGAACACTTACGTTGATGTGTTTCCTGAAGTAATGAAACTTGATTTAGTTCTTAAAGAGTTAGAAATTACCCGTAAACAGCTCATTGACCTTGCGATTTTGGTGGGGACTGATTTTAATCCTGGAGTTAAGGGTGTTGGACCAAAGACTGCTTTGAAACTAATCAAAAAGTATGGATGTATTGAAGAAGTTATTCCTAACTTGGAGAATGCAGACTGTATTGGTGATTACAAAGGAATTCGGGATGTCTTTTTGAATCCTAAAATTACTGATGACTATAAGCTGGAATGGAATTCGCCAAATGCTAAAGGTGTAGTTGATTTTCTGTGTCGGGAGCGGGACTTTTCAGAGGACAGGGTTCGTAGTGCTGTTAACAAAATGACTGTAAGCCTTAAAGAGTCTAAAAGTAAGACCACCCTTGAGTCATGGTTCGGTTAA
- a CDS encoding CDC48 family AAA ATPase: MSEIQLRVEDAKQRDVYRGIARIDQQTMQKLGISAGDVIEIIGKRNTAAIAWPAYSEDQNRDIIRIDGFTRKNAGVAMHEVVVIRPAKVTNAATVVLAPIDMKLNVDEDFTSFVKNRLMERTFVEGDTTLVMMLGHAIPFRVTKSRPHGIVRIGHSTTVQIMAEPAPESEGLPRTTYEDIGGLHEEIQRIREMVELPLRHPELFQRLGIEPPKGVLLHGPPGCGKTLLARAVANESEANFYSINGPEIMSKFYGESEARLREMFQQAQKNAPSIIFVDELDAIAPKREEVTGEVERRVVAQLLALMDGLSGRGYLIVIGATNRPEALDPALRRPGRFDREVEIGVPDQKGRYEVMQIHTRGMPLTADVDLDKLAKMSHGYTGADLSALSRETAMKALRRYLPEINLDEERIPPSVLEKMEVRMEDFLNAFREITPTALREVHIEIPEVHWSQIGGLGELKQELIEAVEWPLKNPEVFTRLGINPPKGIMLYGPPGCGKTLLARAVATESEANFITIKGPEVFSKWVGESEKAIREVFRKARMASPTVIFFDEFDSLVPGRGMGYADSGVTERVISQLLTEMDGLVTLEDVVIIAATNRPDIIDPAILRPGRFDRLIYVPEPDNDSRMEIFKIYTKKMPLAEDVDLTQLVTLTKKYSGADIEALCREAGLHALRKDINAQKVTADDFRKAIEKTGPSIMPNMENWYRNFMKNARQLKKSTTPVA; encoded by the coding sequence GTGAGCGAAATACAACTAAGAGTAGAAGACGCAAAACAACGAGACGTTTATCGAGGAATCGCCCGAATCGATCAACAGACAATGCAAAAATTAGGCATTTCAGCGGGCGACGTTATAGAAATTATCGGAAAAAGAAACACTGCAGCTATAGCTTGGCCAGCGTATTCTGAAGACCAAAACAGAGATATAATTCGTATCGACGGATTCACCCGAAAAAACGCTGGGGTGGCAATGCACGAAGTAGTTGTAATTCGCCCCGCAAAAGTAACAAATGCTGCAACTGTGGTTTTGGCTCCAATAGACATGAAACTGAACGTAGATGAAGACTTCACAAGCTTTGTAAAAAACAGGCTCATGGAAAGAACGTTCGTAGAAGGCGACACCACCCTAGTAATGATGTTAGGTCATGCAATTCCTTTCCGGGTGACTAAATCTCGTCCACATGGAATTGTTCGAATCGGTCACAGTACAACCGTGCAAATCATGGCTGAGCCCGCACCCGAAAGTGAAGGTTTGCCTCGAACAACTTACGAAGACATTGGTGGATTACATGAAGAAATTCAACGAATCCGAGAAATGGTTGAACTGCCCTTAAGGCATCCTGAACTGTTTCAACGCCTTGGAATAGAACCACCAAAAGGGGTACTGTTGCATGGTCCACCTGGATGTGGAAAAACCTTACTAGCTCGTGCAGTAGCAAACGAGTCCGAGGCAAACTTTTACTCAATAAATGGTCCAGAAATCATGAGCAAATTCTACGGAGAATCTGAAGCCCGACTCCGAGAAATGTTCCAGCAAGCACAAAAAAATGCTCCTAGCATAATTTTTGTTGATGAACTTGATGCAATCGCACCTAAACGTGAAGAAGTAACTGGAGAAGTAGAACGCCGAGTTGTTGCACAACTTCTTGCTTTGATGGATGGACTTTCTGGAAGAGGCTACTTGATTGTTATTGGTGCAACTAACCGACCTGAAGCCCTTGATCCTGCTTTGAGGCGACCTGGACGCTTTGATCGAGAAGTCGAAATTGGTGTACCTGACCAAAAAGGGCGCTATGAAGTGATGCAAATTCACACTCGAGGTATGCCCCTTACAGCTGACGTGGATTTAGACAAACTTGCCAAAATGTCCCATGGTTACACTGGTGCAGACCTTTCAGCCTTAAGTCGCGAAACAGCAATGAAGGCGTTACGCAGGTATTTGCCTGAAATAAATTTGGATGAAGAACGGATTCCTCCAAGTGTTTTAGAAAAAATGGAAGTTCGCATGGAAGACTTCTTGAATGCATTTCGAGAAATCACGCCAACTGCACTGCGTGAAGTTCACATTGAAATTCCAGAAGTTCACTGGTCCCAAATTGGTGGCTTAGGTGAACTAAAACAGGAACTCATAGAAGCCGTTGAGTGGCCCCTTAAAAACCCCGAAGTTTTCACTAGGCTGGGTATTAACCCTCCAAAAGGCATCATGCTTTATGGTCCTCCGGGATGTGGAAAAACTTTACTTGCAAGGGCAGTTGCCACAGAAAGCGAAGCAAACTTCATAACTATAAAAGGTCCAGAAGTATTTTCCAAATGGGTCGGAGAATCAGAAAAAGCTATCCGCGAAGTTTTCCGAAAAGCACGTATGGCTTCACCTACTGTAATCTTCTTTGACGAGTTTGATTCTTTGGTTCCTGGTCGTGGAATGGGTTACGCTGACAGTGGAGTTACTGAACGGGTTATCAGTCAACTATTAACGGAAATGGATGGTCTTGTTACTTTGGAAGATGTAGTAATTATTGCTGCAACAAACAGGCCCGACATTATTGATCCTGCAATTCTTCGTCCCGGACGGTTTGACCGTTTGATTTATGTTCCTGAACCCGATAACGACAGTCGAATGGAAATCTTCAAAATCTACACAAAAAAGATGCCTTTGGCGGAAGATGTGGATTTAACTCAGTTAGTTACTTTAACAAAGAAGTATTCCGGTGCAGATATCGAAGCTCTTTGTCGTGAAGCTGGACTTCATGCATTGCGCAAGGATATAAATGCACAGAAGGTTACTGCTGATGATTTCAGGAAGGCTATTGAAAAAACTGGTCCATCTATCATGCCAAACATGGAGAATTGGTACCGGAATTTCATGAAGAACGCTCGACAATTGAAGAAATCCACAACACCAGTTGCGTAA
- a CDS encoding elongation factor 1-beta, whose amino-acid sequence MGKIIIVYKIFPTESTVDLQVLKEKIQEKLADIASIKKFAEEPIAFGLCALKVNMVLPEKEGIADETEKRMATIEGVGQIQTLGLTRL is encoded by the coding sequence ATGGGTAAGATAATTATTGTTTACAAAATTTTTCCAACTGAATCAACAGTTGACCTTCAAGTGTTGAAAGAAAAAATTCAAGAAAAACTAGCTGATATTGCTTCAATCAAAAAATTCGCTGAAGAACCCATCGCTTTTGGTCTTTGTGCCCTAAAAGTAAACATGGTTCTACCAGAAAAAGAAGGAATCGCAGACGAAACAGAAAAACGAATGGCAACCATTGAAGGTGTCGGTCAAATCCAGACTTTAGGATTAACTAGATTATAA
- a CDS encoding ATP-binding protein has product MSFFLGKQKLTEATVELPAEALHRHLMAIGASGSGKTVLCKCLMEEAIRHDIPAIIVDPQGDISSLALKGNSEELEIHGVPLTMQDEYFEKARVAIFTPASSKGIPISVNPLSFPSEDTPHEEAILALDMTATSLSSFLGYDLFSDAGKGAKAFLFTLLHHLWQKGENVRDMEHMAQLVTTPPEAIVEVLKTFVTKKEPQEIARKLRFLTVGTPSLMFQKGVQIDMDMFMDKSDGKVPLNIIYMNTLSSTNDKQFFLATLLKELYCWMLKNPSEDIQLLFYVDEIAPYIPPYPRNPPPKEAYAFLFKQARKYGVGLVAATQNITDIDYKALAQVNTWCLGRLMTQQDISRVKQIIQSVDPTHAETVLQKLPSLKTGEFLMLSPDVYDDVINFQVRWLVTDHLTLDSDDIPAAISPETKEFFAQFLKKPETKQITRKTKAEIVTEPAVKPAPKTLAERIQLTLNSVRQSVSADYLAENLDAFVKDVETALNGLIKSKIVKKSKSKDDDEYLYWLSKFGFEPAKNVLGEVLAIPVRITQVEAFKRAKSWLEGGLLFKKEEFYDATFSHMPIWKVSGTRKTKRLFFFRAEEVDTFYLSATTGALISLEKDEMIFHRLMKKKASKIKNFDDDNDIVFIPRLPKEVPRIPRVKIGTKKIYSTLRLTFGVKAVFSELVLLPVWTLKVRHKKSKKKRTIYMDAATGRQIVGYFKSPRKTSARKQ; this is encoded by the coding sequence TTGTCGTTTTTCTTGGGTAAACAGAAACTAACCGAAGCAACCGTCGAATTACCTGCAGAAGCTCTTCATCGCCATTTAATGGCAATTGGAGCTAGCGGCTCAGGAAAAACGGTACTCTGCAAATGTTTAATGGAAGAAGCCATCCGCCATGATATTCCTGCAATAATTGTTGACCCCCAAGGAGACATTTCATCGTTAGCCTTGAAAGGGAACTCCGAAGAACTGGAAATTCATGGAGTACCCCTAACCATGCAGGACGAATATTTTGAAAAAGCCCGAGTCGCAATTTTTACTCCTGCTAGCAGTAAAGGAATCCCCATTAGTGTTAATCCCCTTTCTTTTCCGTCTGAGGATACTCCTCATGAAGAAGCCATTTTGGCTCTTGACATGACGGCGACTTCTCTTTCTAGTTTTCTTGGGTATGATTTATTTTCAGATGCAGGAAAAGGCGCTAAAGCTTTCCTGTTTACCTTGTTGCATCATCTGTGGCAAAAGGGCGAAAACGTAAGGGACATGGAACACATGGCTCAACTAGTAACAACCCCTCCTGAAGCCATCGTTGAAGTGCTGAAAACTTTTGTAACAAAAAAAGAACCTCAAGAAATTGCCCGTAAACTGCGGTTTCTTACTGTGGGAACTCCTTCATTGATGTTTCAAAAGGGGGTTCAAATCGACATGGACATGTTCATGGACAAAAGCGACGGCAAGGTTCCTTTGAACATTATTTACATGAACACCCTTAGTTCTACAAACGACAAACAGTTCTTCTTGGCTACTTTGCTCAAAGAACTGTATTGCTGGATGCTCAAAAACCCCTCAGAAGATATTCAACTACTGTTTTACGTGGACGAAATTGCCCCATATATTCCACCGTATCCTCGTAACCCTCCCCCTAAGGAAGCGTATGCATTTCTGTTCAAGCAAGCCCGTAAATATGGAGTCGGACTTGTAGCTGCGACACAAAACATTACGGACATTGACTACAAAGCCCTCGCCCAAGTCAACACTTGGTGCCTTGGTCGGTTGATGACCCAACAAGACATTTCACGGGTTAAACAGATTATTCAGTCAGTAGACCCTACCCACGCTGAAACCGTTTTACAAAAACTTCCAAGCCTAAAAACAGGGGAATTCCTGATGCTTTCACCTGATGTTTACGACGACGTGATTAACTTTCAGGTTCGATGGCTTGTAACAGACCACCTGACCTTAGATTCCGACGATATTCCAGCAGCCATATCCCCTGAGACAAAAGAATTTTTTGCCCAGTTCTTGAAAAAACCTGAAACAAAACAAATTACACGTAAAACGAAAGCTGAAATTGTTACTGAACCTGCAGTTAAACCTGCTCCAAAAACTCTTGCTGAACGTATACAGTTAACACTTAATTCTGTGCGCCAAAGTGTTTCTGCTGATTACCTTGCAGAAAATCTGGATGCGTTTGTCAAAGATGTTGAAACAGCACTGAATGGTTTGATAAAATCAAAAATTGTGAAAAAAAGTAAAAGTAAAGATGATGACGAGTACCTTTACTGGTTGTCCAAGTTTGGGTTTGAACCTGCAAAGAACGTGTTGGGAGAAGTTTTAGCCATTCCCGTAAGGATAACCCAAGTGGAAGCGTTCAAACGAGCAAAATCGTGGCTTGAGGGCGGTTTATTGTTTAAAAAAGAGGAATTTTATGATGCGACCTTTTCTCATATGCCGATTTGGAAAGTTTCTGGAACCCGTAAAACTAAACGTTTGTTCTTTTTCAGAGCTGAAGAAGTTGACACTTTTTACTTGAGTGCAACAACAGGTGCCTTGATTTCTTTGGAAAAAGATGAAATGATATTTCATCGGTTAATGAAAAAAAAGGCTTCAAAAATCAAAAACTTCGACGACGACAACGATATCGTTTTTATTCCTCGGCTTCCTAAAGAAGTTCCCCGAATTCCCAGAGTCAAAATTGGAACCAAAAAAATTTACTCCACTTTGCGGTTAACGTTTGGGGTCAAAGCAGTATTTTCTGAACTTGTTTTGTTGCCTGTTTGGACCCTTAAAGTAAGGCACAAGAAAAGCAAGAAAAAACGAACCATATACATGGATGCAGCCACTGGGCGACAGATTGTTGGATATTTTAAATCCCCACGAAAAACTTCTGCCCGAAAGCAGTAA